A single region of the Pararhodospirillum photometricum DSM 122 genome encodes:
- a CDS encoding YhaN family protein — MRLGRLDLIRFGAFTDHVLQFPEPMPGAPDLHVVVGANEAGKSTTLAAIEAVLFGIPQQSPHNFRHAYPDMRVGGRLEMPGQPPFELVRRKGRKDTVLDLAGTALPGGEAKVAALVGDLSLESVQRMVTLTAERLRQGGEEMLLNARDEVGQALFAAGSGMAGLHQMFKTLEEEADALWGPRRAAHRAHTRAEEALRSAEEAIRAHTLSERDWQAARKALDAAQAALATLETQAKDTQTALARVSRTRRVLRDLRTWQALEAQRATLPQAPRLPADAGARLDAALHEAALAAQSLETLAVQRAALQAERDALTPDARLLARADDITALAERRIARAADRDRLPALLHDIAVAEASVRRLSEDLGRPPEAPLPDRSDLKRARALLSRRGPLETSRANAATAWAEADERLAALARDEAALGPDHDSTALAAALAAVRAEEEVGALKTLAAEARTTASALARRLAPLDPGGGVAALAALRVPARDEVLVHRDAVRALEERRRDLEREGRDLSAERERLTGEARALTQTGGAVAPATLAEARAERDALWRRVKAHWRGDGSASADPELLAKALEVAQENADALADRRFEHAEAAARLARLEADQDRLEARARTHAAEVAALGQEAGRLEADWRTLCPEGAQPPRGPEALLDWLAERAAVLALAEQADAAAARLAVHEAHLQRLGEGLLTALSAVADVSGLAGQPVAMILEAARATLETLTRRRDDRQRLRRAQDEARQTLDRLAQTRTEAQTALADTEHTLRLLAEHLGLDPSTPAERLEHDLETLEHLLAAGETLRRQREEDWARLDAEAQAFETAAQALAAALAPDLPPADGQALALALAGRLAQARRDTDRRRDLDASLARLTAQHDQAEASRAHALAALEPLFQQAGVAVDNVAMLQEAIARSDTARAVESERAAVLERLRGDGDGLPLETLQAEAADADPDTLAAEEERLRQAFDDLDTALTTAREQHRDAARAFASLGGDDGAARAASDRAAALETLAQVTGAYLRARGATILLRWGLERFRRERQGPLLRRAGALFAILTEGSFTSLEVEFDDQDRASLHGQRPDGSRVGLEGLSAGTVDQLYLALRLASLELARAHGPGLPFIADDLFLTFDDRRAAAGFRVLAEVARSTQVLFFTHHTHLIEVATQALGVAPSLQVLGER, encoded by the coding sequence ATGCGACTAGGCCGTCTTGATCTGATCCGCTTTGGCGCCTTTACCGATCACGTCTTACAGTTTCCCGAGCCAATGCCGGGGGCGCCCGATCTTCATGTGGTGGTGGGGGCCAACGAGGCGGGAAAATCCACGACCTTGGCGGCGATCGAGGCCGTGCTGTTCGGTATCCCCCAGCAAAGCCCGCACAATTTCCGCCACGCCTACCCCGACATGCGAGTCGGCGGCCGGCTGGAGATGCCGGGGCAGCCGCCCTTCGAGTTGGTGCGGCGCAAGGGGCGTAAGGACACGGTGCTTGATCTGGCGGGCACCGCGCTGCCGGGCGGCGAGGCCAAGGTGGCGGCGTTGGTCGGCGACCTGAGCCTGGAGAGCGTCCAACGCATGGTCACGCTCACTGCCGAGCGCCTGCGCCAGGGCGGCGAGGAAATGCTGCTCAACGCCCGCGACGAGGTGGGACAAGCCCTATTTGCCGCCGGTAGCGGCATGGCCGGGCTGCATCAGATGTTCAAAACCCTGGAGGAAGAGGCCGACGCCCTCTGGGGGCCGCGCCGCGCCGCCCATCGCGCCCACACCCGCGCCGAGGAGGCCCTGCGCAGTGCCGAGGAGGCCATCCGGGCCCATACCCTGAGCGAACGCGACTGGCAGGCCGCCCGCAAGGCCCTGGACGCGGCCCAGGCGGCGCTGGCCACCCTGGAAACCCAAGCCAAGGACACCCAAACGGCCCTCGCCCGAGTGTCGCGCACACGGCGGGTGCTGCGCGACCTGCGGACGTGGCAGGCTCTAGAGGCCCAGCGCGCCACGTTACCCCAGGCGCCCCGCCTGCCGGCCGACGCCGGCGCCCGGCTGGATGCGGCCTTGCACGAGGCGGCCCTGGCGGCGCAAAGCCTGGAGACCCTGGCGGTACAGCGCGCGGCGCTCCAGGCCGAGCGCGACGCCCTAACCCCCGACGCGCGGCTGCTGGCCCGGGCCGACGATATCACCGCCCTGGCCGAGCGGCGGATCGCCCGGGCCGCGGACCGCGACCGGCTGCCGGCGCTCTTGCACGACATCGCCGTGGCCGAAGCAAGCGTGCGCCGTCTGAGCGAGGACCTGGGCCGCCCGCCCGAGGCGCCGCTGCCGGATCGGAGCGATCTCAAGCGGGCCCGGGCCCTGTTAAGCCGGCGGGGCCCCTTGGAGACCAGCCGGGCTAATGCGGCGACGGCGTGGGCCGAGGCGGACGAGCGGCTGGCGGCCCTGGCGCGGGATGAGGCGGCCCTTGGCCCCGACCACGACTCCACCGCGCTGGCCGCCGCGCTCGCCGCCGTGCGGGCAGAAGAAGAAGTGGGCGCGCTTAAGACGCTGGCGGCCGAGGCCCGGACCACGGCCAGCGCCTTGGCCCGACGCTTGGCCCCCTTGGATCCGGGTGGCGGCGTGGCAGCCCTGGCCGCGCTGCGGGTCCCGGCCCGCGACGAGGTGCTGGTCCATCGCGATGCCGTGCGCGCCCTAGAGGAACGCCGGCGCGATCTGGAGCGCGAGGGGCGCGACCTCTCGGCCGAGCGCGAGCGCCTGACGGGTGAGGCCCGCGCCTTGACCCAAACCGGCGGGGCGGTGGCCCCCGCCACCTTGGCCGAGGCCCGGGCCGAGCGCGACGCCTTGTGGCGACGTGTCAAGGCGCACTGGCGGGGAGATGGCAGCGCCAGCGCGGATCCCGAGTTGTTGGCCAAAGCCCTGGAGGTTGCCCAGGAAAACGCCGATGCCTTGGCCGACCGCCGCTTTGAACACGCCGAGGCCGCCGCCCGATTGGCCCGCCTGGAAGCCGACCAAGACCGCCTGGAGGCCCGAGCCCGCACCCATGCCGCCGAGGTCGCGGCCCTGGGCCAAGAGGCCGGGCGCCTGGAGGCCGATTGGCGTACCCTATGCCCGGAGGGCGCCCAGCCCCCCCGGGGACCGGAGGCCTTGCTCGACTGGCTGGCCGAGCGGGCCGCCGTGTTGGCCCTGGCCGAACAGGCCGACGCAGCGGCAGCCCGGCTGGCGGTGCACGAGGCCCACCTCCAGCGCCTGGGCGAAGGCCTGCTGACAGCGCTCTCGGCGGTGGCCGACGTGTCGGGCCTCGCCGGGCAGCCGGTGGCGATGATCCTAGAGGCGGCGCGCGCCACCTTGGAGACCCTGACCCGACGCCGCGATGACCGCCAGCGGCTGCGCCGGGCCCAGGACGAGGCCCGCCAAACCCTTGACCGGCTGGCCCAGACCCGTACCGAGGCGCAAACAGCCCTCGCCGACACCGAGCACACCTTGCGCCTCCTGGCCGAGCACCTGGGCCTTGACCCGAGCACGCCGGCCGAACGCTTGGAACACGACCTGGAAACCCTGGAACACCTGTTGGCCGCCGGCGAAACGCTCCGGCGCCAACGCGAAGAAGATTGGGCGCGGCTCGATGCCGAGGCCCAGGCCTTCGAGACGGCGGCCCAAGCTTTGGCGGCCGCCCTGGCCCCCGACCTGCCGCCGGCCGACGGGCAGGCCCTGGCCCTGGCCCTGGCCGGACGGCTGGCCCAGGCGCGCCGCGACACCGATCGCCGGCGCGACCTTGATGCCTCCTTGGCCCGTCTGACCGCCCAGCACGACCAAGCCGAGGCCAGCCGGGCCCACGCCCTGGCCGCCCTGGAGCCCTTATTCCAGCAAGCCGGCGTCGCGGTGGACAACGTGGCCATGCTGCAAGAAGCCATCGCCCGCTCGGACACGGCACGGGCGGTGGAAAGCGAGCGGGCGGCGGTCTTGGAGCGGCTGCGCGGCGATGGCGACGGCCTGCCCCTGGAGACCTTGCAGGCCGAGGCCGCCGACGCCGATCCTGATACCCTGGCCGCCGAGGAAGAGCGGCTGCGCCAAGCCTTCGACGACCTTGACACGGCCCTGACCACGGCCCGCGAGCAGCACCGCGATGCGGCCAGGGCGTTCGCCTCTCTGGGGGGGGATGACGGCGCGGCGCGGGCGGCCAGCGATCGCGCGGCAGCTCTGGAAACGCTGGCCCAGGTCACCGGGGCCTATCTCCGGGCCCGGGGCGCGACGATCTTGCTGCGCTGGGGGCTGGAGCGCTTCCGGCGCGAGCGCCAAGGGCCGTTGCTGCGCCGAGCCGGGGCCTTGTTCGCGATCCTCACCGAGGGCTCGTTCACCAGCTTGGAGGTGGAGTTCGACGACCAGGACCGGGCCAGCCTGCACGGCCAACGCCCGGACGGCAGCCGGGTAGGCCTGGAAGGCCTGAGCGCCGGAACGGTGGATCAGCTCTATCTGGCGCTCCGGCTCGCCTCGTTGGAACTGGCGCGGGCCCATGGGCCGGGCCTGCCGTTCATTGCCGATGACCTGTTCTTGACCTTCGACGACCGCCGGGCGGCGGCCGGCTTCCGGGTGCTGGCCGAGGTTGCTCGCTCCACCCAGGTCTTGTTCTTCACCCACCATACTCACTTGATCGAGGTGGCGACCCAGGCGCTGGGCGTTGCGCCGTCGCTTCAGGTGCTGGGCGAGAGATAA
- the grxC gene encoding glutaredoxin 3, with amino-acid sequence MVRVEIYTTPPCPYCQRAKSLLRQKGVAFEEIDVQDSSKREAMALRAQGRRTVPQIFINGRGIGGCDDLHALEAKGALDALLQGTGA; translated from the coding sequence ATGGTTCGGGTTGAGATCTATACGACGCCGCCTTGTCCCTATTGCCAGCGCGCCAAGAGCCTGTTGCGCCAGAAGGGAGTTGCCTTCGAGGAGATCGACGTCCAGGACTCCTCCAAGCGCGAGGCGATGGCCCTGCGCGCCCAGGGGCGGCGCACCGTTCCCCAAATTTTCATCAATGGTCGGGGAATCGGCGGCTGTGACGACCTGCACGCCCTGGAGGCCAAGGGCGCGCTCGATGCCTTGCTGCAAGGGACCGGGGCATGA
- a CDS encoding carbon-nitrogen hydrolase family protein: MSAALTVAAVQVTAGREIAPNLDKVSTLVRTARARGADMVFLPENVAMMDAGPGARAKAQPEETHVGVQTLQALARELGIWLHGGTLAVALDDGRLANRTYVLDPTGAIRARYDKIHMFDVDLPGGERHRESATYRPGSTAVVVDTPWVRLGLTICYDLRFAALFRCLAQAGAGVIAVPAAFTRTTGQAHWHVLLRARAIETGCFIVAPAQTGDHEDGRKTFGHALIVTPWGEVLADAGTEEGIIVAGLDLERVDAVRGMIPALRHDRAFSLSAP, encoded by the coding sequence ATGAGCGCAGCGTTAACCGTGGCAGCGGTCCAGGTCACGGCGGGGCGCGAGATCGCCCCCAACCTGGACAAGGTGAGCACCCTGGTCCGCACGGCCCGCGCCCGGGGCGCCGACATGGTGTTCTTGCCGGAAAACGTGGCGATGATGGACGCCGGTCCCGGCGCCCGGGCCAAGGCCCAGCCCGAGGAGACCCATGTCGGGGTGCAGACCCTCCAGGCCCTGGCGCGTGAGTTGGGGATTTGGCTGCATGGCGGCACCTTGGCGGTGGCGCTGGACGATGGCCGGCTGGCCAACCGGACCTATGTTCTGGACCCCACGGGGGCGATCCGGGCGCGCTACGATAAAATTCATATGTTCGATGTGGACTTGCCGGGCGGCGAGCGCCACCGCGAAAGCGCTACCTATCGCCCCGGATCCACAGCGGTCGTGGTAGACACCCCCTGGGTCCGGCTGGGCCTGACGATTTGCTACGATCTGCGTTTTGCCGCGCTGTTTCGCTGCCTCGCGCAAGCGGGGGCCGGGGTGATTGCCGTGCCAGCCGCCTTTACCCGGACCACGGGGCAGGCGCATTGGCATGTTCTGCTGCGGGCGCGGGCCATTGAAACCGGCTGTTTTATTGTGGCCCCGGCCCAGACCGGCGATCACGAGGACGGCCGCAAGACCTTTGGTCACGCCTTGATTGTCACGCCTTGGGGCGAGGTGCTGGCCGATGCCGGGACCGAGGAGGGGATCATCGTCGCCGGCCTGGATCTGGAGCGGGTTGACGCCGTGCGAGGGATGATTCCGGCCTTGCGGCATGACCGGGCGTTTTCTTTGTCGGCGCCGTAA
- a CDS encoding phytoene/squalene synthase family protein, protein MLMSTPEPAPADLSESAPLSASAEDAHACRQLIRCGSLTFHAASLFLPQDRRDPCYALYAFCRMADDAVDNEEGAAAKALGCKRLYERLDRIYAGQPWADPVDRAFAEMVRTHHMPRALPEALLEGMAWDAESRQYETISDLRAYAARVAAVVGAMMTLLMGVRDAQVLARACDLGVAMQLTNICRDVGEDARAGRLFLPRAWMREAGIDPDAWLADPQLTPALAGVVKRLLDEADALYDRALTGIVGLPWGCRPAIQSAAVLYRAIGAEVRRAGYDSVSRRAYVSARKKAVLAARAASAALLPRRVDPAPALDETAFLVEAVVAAPLPEERRLFEGVSATEALPLPSATPWWRMGVRVAWTLDLFIEMDRRQQAEHFYA, encoded by the coding sequence ATGCTGATGTCTACGCCTGAGCCGGCCCCGGCTGACCTTTCCGAAAGCGCTCCCCTGTCGGCCTCGGCGGAGGATGCCCATGCGTGCCGCCAACTCATTCGCTGTGGCTCGCTGACCTTTCACGCGGCCTCGCTGTTCCTGCCCCAGGATCGGCGAGACCCCTGCTACGCCCTGTATGCCTTCTGCCGCATGGCTGACGATGCCGTGGACAACGAGGAAGGCGCCGCCGCCAAGGCCCTGGGCTGCAAGCGCCTCTATGAGCGCCTTGACCGCATCTATGCCGGCCAGCCCTGGGCCGATCCCGTGGACCGGGCGTTCGCCGAAATGGTGCGCACCCACCACATGCCCCGGGCTCTGCCCGAGGCCTTGCTGGAAGGCATGGCCTGGGACGCCGAGAGCCGGCAGTACGAGACCATTTCCGACCTGCGCGCCTATGCCGCGCGGGTGGCGGCGGTGGTCGGGGCCATGATGACCTTGCTGATGGGCGTGCGCGATGCCCAGGTGCTGGCCCGCGCCTGCGATCTTGGCGTGGCCATGCAGTTGACCAACATCTGCCGCGATGTCGGCGAGGATGCCCGCGCCGGCCGCTTGTTCCTGCCGCGGGCCTGGATGCGCGAGGCCGGGATTGATCCCGACGCGTGGCTGGCCGATCCGCAGTTGACCCCGGCCCTGGCGGGCGTGGTCAAGCGCTTGCTCGACGAGGCGGATGCCCTGTACGACCGTGCCTTGACCGGCATTGTCGGCCTGCCCTGGGGCTGCCGCCCGGCCATTCAGTCGGCGGCGGTGCTCTATCGCGCCATTGGCGCCGAGGTGCGGCGCGCGGGCTACGATTCGGTGTCGCGGCGGGCCTATGTCAGTGCCCGCAAGAAGGCCGTGTTGGCGGCCCGGGCGGCATCGGCGGCGCTTTTGCCCCGGCGAGTGGATCCGGCGCCGGCGCTTGACGAAACCGCGTTCCTGGTCGAGGCGGTGGTGGCTGCTCCTCTCCCCGAGGAACGCCGTCTGTTCGAGGGCGTGTCGGCGACCGAGGCCCTGCCTCTGCCTTCGGCCACCCCGTGGTGGCGGATGGGGGTGCGGGTGGCCTGGACCCTTGACCTGTTCATCGAAATGGACCGCCGCCAACAGGCCGAGCACTTTTACGCCTGA
- a CDS encoding phytoene desaturase translates to MKSSQSSAPGASAANDKRPHAVVIGSGFGGLAAAVRLGARGYRVTVLEKQPDIGGRARVFHQDGHTFDAGPTIVTAPYLFEELWQLCGRTLADDVTLVPLNPFYTVRFDDGTTFTCNGDADQMRAEVARLSPGDVEGYERFLKESEEIFKVGFQGLSSRPFDAFTDMLKVVPDFVRLRADRSVYSHVAKHVKNDALRMALSFHPLFVGGNPFQVTSIYSLIAYLERHWGVHWAMGGTGRLAQGLADLITGQGGSVRCNAEVEALTLEGTRATGVRLSSGEVIPAAIVVSNADSAGTYHKLLPSGYPRSYMNNRLDEARQSMSLFVWYVGTRNTRGLWRDIGHHTILMGPRYKGLLDDIFHKRTLADDFSLYVHRPTVTDCCLAPPGGDTFYILSPVPNMKGDTPWPQAAEAYRDRIADALEATVLPGLRQHMTTSRMITPAYFRDALQSWDGAAFGPEPLFTQSAWFRPHNRSQDVEGLYLVGAGTHPGAGLPGVLSSARILDKVVPDADVYA, encoded by the coding sequence ATGAAGTCGTCACAATCTTCCGCGCCGGGAGCCTCCGCGGCCAACGACAAGCGCCCGCACGCCGTGGTGATCGGCAGCGGGTTCGGCGGCTTGGCGGCAGCCGTGCGCTTGGGCGCGCGCGGGTATCGCGTCACTGTTTTGGAAAAGCAGCCGGACATCGGCGGCCGCGCCCGGGTGTTCCACCAAGACGGCCATACCTTCGACGCCGGCCCCACCATTGTGACGGCCCCCTATTTGTTCGAGGAACTGTGGCAGCTCTGCGGTCGCACCTTGGCCGATGACGTGACCCTGGTCCCGCTCAATCCGTTTTACACCGTGCGCTTCGATGATGGCACGACCTTCACCTGCAATGGTGATGCCGACCAGATGCGCGCCGAGGTGGCCCGCCTGTCGCCCGGCGACGTGGAGGGCTATGAGCGATTTTTGAAGGAAAGCGAAGAGATCTTCAAAGTCGGCTTCCAGGGACTCTCGAGCCGGCCCTTCGATGCCTTCACCGACATGCTGAAGGTGGTGCCCGACTTTGTCCGGCTGCGCGCCGACCGCTCGGTGTATAGCCACGTCGCCAAGCACGTGAAGAATGATGCCCTGCGCATGGCGCTGTCCTTCCACCCCCTGTTCGTGGGCGGCAACCCCTTCCAGGTCACCTCGATTTACAGCCTGATCGCCTATCTGGAGCGGCATTGGGGCGTGCACTGGGCCATGGGCGGCACCGGTCGCTTGGCCCAGGGCTTGGCCGACCTGATCACCGGCCAGGGGGGCTCGGTGCGCTGCAACGCCGAGGTCGAGGCTCTGACCTTGGAGGGCACGCGGGCGACGGGCGTGCGCCTGAGCTCGGGCGAGGTCATTCCGGCGGCCATCGTGGTGTCCAACGCCGACTCGGCGGGCACCTACCACAAGCTGCTGCCCTCGGGCTACCCGCGCAGCTACATGAACAACCGCCTGGACGAGGCGCGCCAGTCGATGAGCCTGTTCGTCTGGTACGTCGGCACGCGCAACACCCGGGGTCTGTGGCGCGATATCGGCCATCACACCATCTTGATGGGCCCGCGCTACAAGGGCTTGCTCGACGACATTTTCCACAAGCGGACCCTGGCCGACGACTTCAGCTTGTATGTCCACCGCCCGACGGTGACCGACTGCTGTCTGGCGCCGCCGGGCGGCGACACTTTCTACATCCTCTCGCCGGTCCCCAACATGAAGGGGGACACCCCCTGGCCCCAGGCGGCCGAGGCCTATCGCGACCGCATTGCCGATGCCCTGGAAGCTACCGTGCTGCCGGGTCTGCGCCAGCACATGACCACGTCGCGCATGATCACCCCGGCCTACTTCCGCGATGCCCTACAGTCCTGGGACGGGGCCGCCTTCGGTCCCGAGCCCCTGTTCACCCAAAGCGCCTGGTTCCGGCCGCACAACCGCAGCCAGGATGTGGAGGGCCTGTATTTGGTGGGCGCCGGCACCCATCCTGGGGCTGGCCTGCCCGGCGTGCTTTCCTCTGCCCGCATTCTGGACAAGGTGGTGCCCGATGCTGATGTCTACGCCTGA
- a CDS encoding TspO/MBR family protein — MSQLEAGLARLKPFYETSVKPVLEGAKPFYEQKVKPALAKAKPFYDAQLKPLITKGEVPFYQTSVKPALDAAVARYVAWVGTPGDPKRVGIAIAAVIFLVAFLGSVVTRASVDTWYNDLNHPFFTPPNAAFGPAWSVMFILMGVAAWRVWRALGWPAAKAPFTLWGIQLGLNVLWSVLFFGFQSMGLALVESFIFVAVAALAARAFLAVDKTAGYLMIPVAIWTVFASLLNLGMIVVN; from the coding sequence ATGTCGCAGCTCGAAGCGGGTCTCGCCCGCCTCAAGCCCTTTTACGAGACGAGCGTGAAGCCCGTCTTGGAAGGGGCCAAGCCGTTTTATGAGCAGAAGGTGAAGCCGGCCCTGGCCAAGGCCAAGCCGTTTTACGACGCACAGCTCAAGCCCCTGATCACCAAGGGCGAGGTGCCTTTCTATCAGACCAGCGTGAAACCGGCCCTGGACGCCGCCGTTGCGCGTTATGTCGCCTGGGTGGGCACGCCGGGCGATCCCAAGCGCGTGGGCATCGCCATTGCGGCGGTGATCTTCTTGGTGGCCTTCCTGGGCTCGGTGGTCACCCGCGCGTCCGTCGATACGTGGTATAATGACCTGAACCATCCGTTCTTCACCCCGCCCAACGCCGCTTTCGGACCGGCGTGGTCCGTCATGTTCATCCTGATGGGCGTGGCCGCGTGGCGGGTGTGGCGGGCGCTGGGTTGGCCGGCCGCCAAGGCGCCGTTCACCCTGTGGGGCATCCAGCTCGGCCTCAATGTGTTGTGGTCCGTTCTGTTCTTCGGCTTCCAGTCCATGGGGCTGGCCCTGGTCGAGTCCTTCATTTTTGTCGCGGTGGCCGCGTTGGCGGCGCGGGCGTTCCTCGCGGTCGACAAGACCGCCGGGTATCTGATGATCCCGGTCGCCATCTGGACGGTGTTTGCCTCCCTGCTCAATTTGGGCATGATTGTGGTCAACTAA
- a CDS encoding DUF3426 domain-containing protein codes for MIITCPSCAAKFKLPDTALGSKGRKVRCSRCEHVWRQTAQGASPYEPDDDDEEPASAPPPRRRPESGAAGDLPFERDPEGAPSSRDKASAFEQELSTLEDMLGKLSPSSTFEDKGQRNDFGRRDDDDIEDLDALLSAEDPDPIPRVFTGPRPTKKGGASSLLKTLVFLLVLIWGMALAGFFLRNTLVSLVPALAPVYSALRIEVESGRDEVIFQNVVSTLEAQGERRVLVVRGLLFNPSKGEHPLPGLQLVVMDAGGKVLQKVSAPAPQPVLAPGVQVPFQIAMENPSQLARDFRILFDTPP; via the coding sequence ATGATCATCACCTGCCCGAGCTGCGCCGCGAAGTTCAAATTGCCAGACACGGCCCTGGGATCCAAGGGCCGCAAGGTCCGCTGTTCCCGCTGCGAGCATGTCTGGCGTCAAACCGCCCAAGGGGCGTCGCCTTACGAGCCCGACGACGACGACGAGGAGCCGGCCTCGGCCCCGCCGCCGCGCCGACGACCCGAATCAGGAGCCGCCGGCGATCTGCCCTTCGAACGCGATCCCGAGGGGGCGCCTTCGTCGCGCGACAAGGCGTCGGCCTTTGAACAGGAGCTGTCCACCCTGGAGGACATGCTGGGCAAGCTGTCGCCCAGCAGCACCTTCGAGGACAAGGGCCAACGCAACGACTTCGGCCGACGCGATGACGACGACATCGAGGACCTCGATGCTTTGCTCTCGGCCGAGGATCCCGACCCCATCCCCCGCGTCTTCACCGGCCCGCGCCCCACCAAAAAGGGCGGCGCCTCTTCCTTGCTCAAAACCTTGGTGTTCCTCCTGGTCCTGATCTGGGGGATGGCCCTGGCCGGCTTCTTCCTGCGCAATACCTTGGTAAGCTTGGTCCCGGCCCTGGCCCCCGTTTACAGCGCCTTGCGCATCGAGGTGGAGAGCGGGCGCGACGAGGTGATCTTCCAAAACGTCGTGAGCACCCTGGAGGCCCAGGGCGAACGGCGGGTTCTGGTGGTGCGCGGCTTGCTGTTTAACCCCTCCAAGGGCGAGCACCCCTTGCCGGGCCTGCAACTCGTGGTCATGGACGCCGGCGGCAAGGTCTTGCAGAAGGTCAGCGCGCCCGCGCCGCAGCCGGTGTTGGCGCCCGGTGTGCAGGTGCCCTTCCAGATCGCTATGGAGAACCCCTCGCAGTTGGCCCGGGATTTTCGCATTTTGTTCGACACACCGCCCTGA
- the ftsE gene encoding cell division ATP-binding protein FtsE, which produces MTQRLRTRREEAPAARFEAVGLRYGTGPEIFTDINFELPAGSFHFLTGASGAGKSSLLSLLYLAQRPTRGTIRLFGREVTTVPRQQLPIVRRRIGVVFQDFRLIDHLSTLDNVALPLRVAGISEDEIQRHVPELLAWVGLRDHMHALPETLSGGQKQRVAIARAVISRPDLLLADEPTGNVDDRIAMRLLHLFIELNKLGTTVLIATHSEALIDRFRFPRLHLEGGRMHRVTPVRDAARVGFPERGGRDGQESTP; this is translated from the coding sequence ATTACCCAGCGGCTTCGTACCCGGCGCGAGGAGGCCCCGGCAGCCCGATTCGAGGCGGTGGGCCTGCGCTATGGCACCGGGCCGGAAATCTTCACCGATATTAATTTCGAGCTGCCGGCCGGGTCTTTTCATTTTCTGACTGGGGCCTCGGGGGCGGGCAAGTCCTCGCTGTTGAGCCTGCTCTATCTCGCCCAGCGCCCGACCCGGGGCACCATTCGCCTGTTTGGCCGCGAGGTCACCACGGTGCCGCGCCAGCAACTCCCCATCGTTCGTCGGCGCATCGGCGTGGTGTTTCAGGATTTTCGCCTGATCGATCACCTCTCAACCCTCGACAACGTCGCCTTGCCGCTGCGCGTCGCTGGGATCTCCGAAGACGAGATCCAGCGCCACGTGCCCGAGCTTCTGGCTTGGGTGGGCCTGCGCGACCACATGCACGCCTTGCCCGAAACCTTGTCGGGCGGACAGAAGCAGCGTGTTGCCATCGCCCGCGCGGTGATCAGCCGCCCCGACCTGCTGCTGGCCGACGAGCCCACCGGCAACGTGGATGATCGCATTGCCATGCGCTTGCTGCATCTGTTTATCGAGTTGAACAAGCTGGGGACCACGGTGTTGATCGCCACCCACAGCGAGGCTCTGATCGACCGCTTCCGCTTTCCCCGCCTGCACCTGGAGGGAGGGCGCATGCACCGCGTCACCCCCGTGCGCGATGCGGCTCGGGTCGGTTTTCCCGAGCGCGGGGGGCGTGATGGCCAGGAGAGCACGCCGTGA
- a CDS encoding cell division protein FtsX, with the protein MRLPRADLPVAEDGTGHFLTVMVAVMVFLAALAMAGTFSVHRVVDRWNHDVSGTLTVQVMPAEGALEESKARTDADVAKVIDVLRVEPGVIRAEALSEERLKALMEPWLGSPDMVMDLPLPRLIDVTLNDRLPVDLDGLANRLKQMVPGVTLDDHRLWLAKLVDLAEGLATLAWVVLGLVTGATSVAVVQVTRSSLATHRPVIEVLHLIGAHDDYIAKQFALRALVLGLMGGMVGLMLALPAIVGIGYLARNIEGGFVPEVSLSALHWLCVAALPGMAGGVAMLTTRLTVLRALSRML; encoded by the coding sequence GTGAGATTGCCCCGCGCCGATCTGCCCGTCGCCGAGGACGGCACCGGGCACTTTCTCACCGTCATGGTGGCTGTCATGGTCTTTCTGGCGGCGCTGGCCATGGCCGGGACCTTTTCCGTGCACCGGGTGGTCGATCGCTGGAACCATGACGTCTCGGGGACCCTCACCGTCCAGGTCATGCCCGCCGAGGGCGCCTTGGAGGAAAGCAAGGCCCGCACCGATGCCGACGTGGCCAAGGTCATCGATGTGCTGCGGGTCGAGCCCGGGGTGATCCGGGCCGAAGCCCTGTCGGAGGAGCGTCTGAAGGCCCTGATGGAGCCCTGGCTGGGCTCGCCCGACATGGTTATGGACCTGCCCTTGCCCCGCCTGATCGACGTGACCTTGAACGACCGCCTGCCCGTCGATCTCGACGGCTTGGCCAACCGGCTAAAGCAGATGGTCCCCGGGGTGACCCTGGACGATCATCGCTTGTGGCTAGCCAAGCTGGTTGATCTGGCCGAGGGCTTGGCTACCTTGGCGTGGGTGGTCCTCGGGCTTGTGACCGGTGCGACCTCGGTCGCCGTGGTCCAGGTCACCCGCTCTAGTCTCGCCACCCATCGGCCGGTTATTGAAGTTTTGCACCTGATCGGGGCGCACGACGACTATATCGCCAAGCAATTTGCCCTGCGGGCCCTGGTGCTCGGGTTGATGGGCGGCATGGTCGGGCTTATGCTGGCCCTTCCGGCCATCGTCGGCATCGGCTATCTCGCGCGCAATATCGAAGGCGGCTTCGTTCCCGAGGTCAGCTTGTCGGCGCTGCATTGGTTGTGTGTCGCCGCGTTGCCGGGGATGGCCGGTGGGGTGGCGATGTTGACCACGCGACTGACCGTGCTGCGCGCGTTATCGCGCATGTTGTGA